In the genome of Opitutia bacterium KCR 482, one region contains:
- a CDS encoding glycosyltransferase family 2 protein: MDSANETKPAFDGLLSVVVPCRDEEEMLPIFRNEFFRTMAEMGNPRFEIIFVEDGSKDRTLEILREMSRADARIRFISFSRNFGKEAAMFAGLKAAKGDFITIMDADLQDPPSLLPQMFDAVLNGGFDSVAARRRTRDGEPPVRSYCAKIFYKILNTLSPLKFTEGARDYRLMTRRVLDAVLELPEYNRFVKGIYEWVGFKTKWIEYDNAERPAGKSKWSFWGLLLYSLDALTSFSTIPLAVAAVIGFAFCACSAVAIVVLSIRQLMFHNSAFGWTSMICVIFFLSGMQLFCLGILGQYMSKIYLETKRRPHYIIREKSE; the protein is encoded by the coding sequence ATGGATAGCGCAAACGAAACAAAACCCGCATTCGACGGACTCCTGAGCGTGGTCGTGCCCTGCCGCGACGAAGAGGAAATGCTGCCTATTTTCCGCAACGAATTTTTCAGGACAATGGCGGAAATGGGCAACCCGCGCTTCGAAATAATTTTCGTGGAGGACGGCTCGAAAGACCGCACCCTCGAAATTCTGCGCGAGATGTCGCGCGCCGACGCGCGGATACGCTTCATTTCGTTCAGCCGGAATTTCGGCAAGGAGGCGGCGATGTTCGCAGGGCTGAAAGCCGCAAAGGGCGACTTCATCACGATTATGGACGCCGACCTCCAAGACCCGCCGTCGCTGCTGCCGCAAATGTTCGACGCCGTGCTCAACGGCGGTTTCGACTCCGTCGCCGCCCGCCGACGCACGCGGGACGGCGAGCCGCCCGTGCGCTCGTACTGCGCAAAAATCTTCTACAAAATACTCAACACCCTCTCGCCGCTCAAATTCACCGAAGGCGCGCGCGACTACCGCCTGATGACGCGCAGGGTGCTCGACGCCGTCCTCGAACTCCCCGAATACAACAGGTTCGTGAAGGGAATATACGAGTGGGTCGGCTTCAAGACGAAGTGGATTGAATACGACAACGCCGAACGCCCCGCGGGGAAATCGAAGTGGTCGTTCTGGGGGCTGCTGCTCTACTCGCTCGACGCGCTCACGTCGTTTTCGACGATACCGCTTGCGGTGGCGGCGGTAATCGGGTTTGCGTTCTGCGCGTGCTCGGCGGTCGCAATCGTCGTGCTTTCGATACGCCAGCTGATGTTCCACAACTCGGCGTTCGGCTGGACCTCCATGATTTGCGTGATATTTTTCCTGAGCGGAATGCAGCTGTTCTGCCTCGGAATACTCGGGCAGTACATGTCGAAAATCTACCTCGAAACAAAGAGACGCCCGCATTACATAATCCGCGAAAAATCGGAGTAG
- a CDS encoding ATP-binding cassette domain-containing protein → MSLISLSNVSLKFGVKVLLDGADLNILEGDSVALVGRNGTGKTSLLKLVAGLNVPDSGRVERLKTVKTAYLPQDVPVDLRGSAYDVAAEGLGEVGLKLSRYRRLLAEIEAGAAHTDEFDALSLELDALDAWSVDSKIRAVLERLEISPELDVASASAGLKRRALLGRGLVSDPDILLLDEPTNHLDIDSVLWLEKFLKSCGKTLVFVSHDRAFLRNLANRVVEVDRGKLIAFDCGFDEFVRRRDELLAARERNEAVFDKKLAQEEAWLRRGVKARRTRNEGRVRELMRLREIRRARREKIGDVNLRVQEAAAGGQKVLDVKNVSFSYGGSPIVNNFSTTVFRGDKIGIIGRNGIGKTTLLNILLGTLKPDSGEVVNGTSLQVAYFDQLRNGLDDGMRLCDFVGGGSDFVTVNGAKQNVMGYLQNFLFEPSQILSDIGTLSGGEKNRLMLAKMFATPANVLVLDEPTNDLDMQTIEILESALVNFDGTILLVSHDREFLNDIVSGVFCFGEDGSVSELVGGYDEWEKFRASQAASKRAAKTEKPALSEKSAAPAPKRRDKFTNREREELETIPAKIEALEAERAELAAKLEDQNFVVSNFDKLEAINARMQEIDAEDERLMTRWAELEERRSEMKSGK, encoded by the coding sequence ATGAGTTTGATTTCGCTAAGCAACGTCTCACTGAAATTCGGCGTCAAGGTGCTCCTCGACGGCGCGGATTTAAACATTCTCGAAGGCGATTCCGTCGCGCTTGTCGGCCGCAACGGCACGGGGAAAACGTCGCTGTTGAAGCTTGTGGCGGGGCTGAACGTTCCAGATTCGGGGCGGGTTGAGCGGCTGAAAACCGTCAAGACCGCGTACCTGCCGCAGGACGTTCCCGTGGATTTGCGCGGCTCGGCGTACGACGTTGCGGCGGAGGGTTTGGGGGAGGTCGGCTTGAAGCTTTCGCGCTACCGCAGGCTGCTTGCGGAGATCGAGGCGGGGGCGGCGCACACCGACGAATTCGACGCGCTTTCCCTTGAACTAGACGCTCTCGACGCGTGGAGTGTAGACTCCAAAATACGCGCGGTTCTCGAACGGCTCGAAATCTCCCCCGAACTCGACGTAGCGTCGGCTTCGGCGGGATTGAAACGCCGCGCCCTGCTCGGACGCGGACTTGTGTCCGACCCAGACATTCTGCTTCTCGACGAGCCGACAAACCACCTCGACATCGACTCGGTTTTGTGGCTCGAAAAATTCCTGAAATCGTGCGGAAAGACGCTTGTGTTCGTGTCGCACGACAGGGCGTTTTTGCGGAATCTTGCAAACCGCGTTGTGGAGGTCGACCGCGGCAAACTCATCGCCTTCGACTGCGGCTTCGACGAATTTGTGCGCCGTCGCGACGAGCTTCTTGCCGCCCGCGAGCGCAACGAGGCGGTCTTCGACAAAAAGCTCGCGCAGGAGGAGGCGTGGCTTCGCAGGGGCGTCAAGGCGCGGCGCACGCGCAACGAGGGCAGGGTGCGCGAGCTTATGCGCCTGCGCGAAATCCGCCGCGCCCGCCGCGAGAAAATCGGCGACGTAAACCTGCGCGTGCAGGAGGCAGCCGCGGGCGGTCAGAAGGTGCTGGACGTAAAGAACGTTTCGTTTTCGTACGGCGGCTCTCCGATTGTGAATAACTTTTCGACGACCGTTTTTCGCGGCGACAAAATCGGGATAATCGGGCGCAACGGCATAGGCAAAACGACGCTGCTTAATATTCTGCTCGGCACGCTCAAACCCGATTCGGGCGAAGTCGTCAACGGCACGTCTTTGCAGGTGGCGTACTTCGACCAGCTCCGCAACGGGCTTGACGACGGCATGCGGTTGTGCGATTTCGTCGGCGGCGGTTCGGACTTCGTAACGGTCAACGGCGCGAAGCAGAACGTCATGGGCTACCTGCAAAATTTTCTCTTCGAGCCGTCGCAGATTTTGAGCGACATCGGCACGCTTTCGGGCGGCGAAAAAAACAGGCTCATGCTCGCAAAGATGTTCGCGACCCCCGCCAACGTGCTCGTTCTCGACGAGCCTACGAACGACCTCGACATGCAGACAATCGAGATTCTCGAAAGCGCGCTCGTGAACTTCGACGGCACGATTCTGCTTGTCTCCCACGACCGCGAATTTTTGAACGACATCGTAAGCGGCGTTTTCTGCTTCGGCGAGGACGGCTCGGTTTCGGAGCTTGTCGGCGGCTACGACGAGTGGGAAAAATTCAGGGCGTCGCAGGCGGCGTCGAAACGCGCGGCGAAGACCGAAAAGCCCGCGCTTTCCGAAAAATCCGCCGCTCCCGCTCCGAAACGCCGCGACAAATTCACGAACAGGGAGCGCGAGGAGCTGGAGACAATCCCCGCGAAAATAGAGGCGTTGGAGGCGGAACGCGCCGAGCTTGCCGCAAAGCTCGAAGACCAGAATTTTGTGGTGTCGAATTTCGACAAGCTCGAAGCAATCAACGCCCGCATGCAGGAAATCGACGCCGAAGACGAACGCCTGATGACCCGCTGGGCTGAGCTTGAAGAGCGGCGCAGCGAAATGAAAAGCGGCAAATGA
- a CDS encoding DUF5107 domain-containing protein translates to MKKTTAILCAVLAAQAAIPLFADPVKAWEETTTIPTYPLDPAEKSPIFDCDWSYQRARRSVYPYRLNDNMTRVRKDVSYNAVYLENKYVKLCILPEIGGRLFYAVDKTNGYDIFYHQDVIKPANVGMTGAWISGGVEWNVFHHHRATSHMPVSYAITSNPDGSKTVWLGETELRHRMSWAIGVTLHPDKSYIEISGRLANTTMNDNSILYWSNVSTYVDKNYQIIFPQNTEFGTFHCKESFCHWPITREAYTGKEEYENNLDISWWKNHPSNNSVFVHDLKDDFIAGYDHGRKAGTMLVGNHNIVKGGKFWLWGANSGWPTKILTDTAGHYIELMQGAYSDNQPDYTWITPYEIKNFSQYWYGLRDIGGVKKGSKRAAINMDLLGGGKMLLGALATEKTDGAELVLSLKGKKIFAQKIDIAPDKPFVKTIEVPAGAKESEFTLALKSSDGKTLLSYTPVVKDPNKPLPEIVKPPKAPRDIENTEECLLVGMRNLQFHNPFVNPNDYFLEVLRRDPGDTRANTQMGVYWRLRGDFAKAKKYLTTAIARQTKDYTRPRDCEATYNLGLILKAEGKTAEAVETLYRAVWNYQYNSAANFQLAQIYSQAGDYENALERLDEAVLYNGANLPALNLKATILRKLGDKKAALACLDRVSAIDPVDVYSAREKMLLGENSDFEKLMRGDAESYLELALAYMHNGFDADAVELLERADAKAPYPTVKMWLAAFAKKRGDMQAYKKLFGDALAMPQESCNPFRLETIALMENATADFPQSARLRYWLGCAYYDKQAERGMAEWEKSLSLDPKNAMALRNIGYGYWKYFKNCPKAADYYRRAIALDNSQAMFFEEIDQVLEGANAPVAERYELLKNNHSTCVKRYYPLAAEVSTGTFVGDYDRVLKLLKECYFPTREGVADFHETYLDAVILAGLDKLGKGDAKGAIALFNEGFKFPENHQVFLYDTRIPRDAQTYCLIGDAYEKLGDFANAKTNWQKAAAVNTKKTNWRFYKARALKKLGKTAEADAIFKSLIDDGAKGMVKTHTNFYGAEGTTGDSVENINSRMFLTKGFGELGVGLDARAKESFRQSLKLKPDTLWAAAMLKSLE, encoded by the coding sequence ATGAAAAAGACAACAGCAATACTCTGCGCCGTCCTCGCGGCGCAGGCGGCAATCCCGCTTTTCGCCGACCCGGTGAAGGCGTGGGAGGAGACAACGACAATCCCGACATATCCGCTCGACCCCGCGGAGAAGTCGCCGATATTCGACTGCGACTGGTCGTACCAACGCGCCCGCCGCAGCGTCTACCCGTACCGCCTCAACGACAACATGACGCGCGTCAGAAAGGACGTGTCGTACAACGCGGTGTACCTCGAAAACAAGTACGTCAAGCTCTGCATACTGCCCGAAATCGGCGGCAGGCTTTTCTACGCCGTAGACAAAACAAACGGCTACGACATCTTCTACCATCAGGACGTAATCAAGCCCGCGAACGTCGGAATGACGGGCGCGTGGATTTCGGGCGGCGTTGAATGGAACGTGTTCCACCACCACCGCGCGACGTCGCACATGCCCGTAAGCTACGCCATAACCTCGAACCCCGACGGCAGCAAAACCGTGTGGCTTGGCGAAACCGAACTGCGCCACAGAATGTCGTGGGCAATCGGGGTTACGCTGCACCCGGACAAGTCTTACATCGAAATCAGCGGACGCCTCGCCAACACAACGATGAACGACAACTCCATTCTCTACTGGTCGAACGTCTCCACATACGTAGATAAAAACTACCAGATTATATTTCCGCAAAACACGGAATTCGGCACGTTCCACTGCAAGGAAAGCTTCTGCCACTGGCCGATTACGCGCGAAGCCTACACGGGCAAGGAGGAGTACGAAAACAACCTCGACATCTCGTGGTGGAAAAACCACCCGTCGAACAACTCGGTTTTCGTCCACGACCTCAAAGACGACTTCATCGCAGGCTACGACCACGGGCGCAAGGCGGGTACAATGCTCGTCGGCAACCACAACATCGTAAAGGGCGGAAAGTTCTGGCTGTGGGGAGCAAACTCTGGCTGGCCCACGAAAATCCTCACCGACACTGCGGGGCACTACATCGAGCTTATGCAGGGCGCGTACTCCGACAACCAGCCCGACTACACTTGGATTACCCCCTACGAAATCAAAAATTTCTCGCAGTACTGGTACGGACTGCGCGACATCGGCGGCGTCAAGAAAGGCTCGAAGCGCGCGGCAATCAACATGGATTTGCTCGGCGGCGGAAAAATGCTGCTCGGCGCGCTCGCGACCGAAAAAACCGACGGCGCGGAGCTTGTGCTTTCTCTCAAAGGCAAAAAAATCTTCGCGCAGAAAATCGACATCGCGCCCGACAAGCCCTTCGTCAAAACAATCGAAGTTCCCGCCGGCGCAAAGGAATCGGAGTTCACGCTCGCGCTGAAATCGTCCGACGGCAAAACACTGCTTTCGTACACGCCCGTGGTCAAAGACCCGAACAAGCCGCTTCCCGAAATCGTCAAGCCCCCCAAAGCGCCGCGCGACATCGAGAACACCGAGGAATGCCTCCTTGTGGGCATGCGCAACCTGCAATTCCACAACCCCTTCGTAAACCCCAACGACTACTTCCTTGAAGTGCTCCGGCGCGACCCCGGCGACACCCGCGCCAACACGCAAATGGGCGTCTACTGGCGGCTGCGCGGCGACTTCGCAAAGGCGAAGAAATACCTCACAACCGCAATCGCCCGCCAGACGAAAGACTACACGCGCCCCCGCGACTGCGAGGCAACCTACAACCTCGGACTTATCCTCAAAGCCGAAGGCAAGACCGCCGAGGCCGTCGAAACGCTCTACCGCGCGGTCTGGAACTACCAGTACAACTCGGCCGCAAACTTCCAGCTTGCGCAGATTTACTCGCAGGCGGGCGACTATGAAAACGCCCTCGAACGCCTCGACGAAGCCGTACTCTACAACGGCGCAAACCTGCCCGCGCTCAACCTGAAAGCGACTATTCTGCGCAAACTCGGCGATAAAAAGGCCGCGCTTGCGTGCCTCGACCGCGTTTCGGCAATCGACCCCGTAGACGTCTATTCGGCGCGTGAAAAAATGCTGCTCGGCGAAAATTCGGACTTCGAAAAGCTCATGCGCGGCGACGCGGAATCGTACCTCGAACTCGCCCTCGCCTACATGCACAACGGCTTCGACGCCGACGCCGTCGAGCTGCTCGAACGCGCCGACGCAAAAGCCCCCTACCCCACGGTCAAAATGTGGCTCGCGGCGTTCGCAAAAAAACGCGGCGACATGCAGGCATACAAAAAGCTCTTCGGCGACGCACTCGCAATGCCGCAGGAATCGTGCAATCCGTTCAGGCTCGAAACAATCGCTCTGATGGAAAACGCAACCGCCGACTTCCCGCAAAGCGCAAGGCTCCGCTACTGGCTCGGCTGCGCCTACTACGACAAGCAGGCGGAGCGCGGCATGGCTGAATGGGAAAAGTCGCTCTCACTCGACCCGAAAAACGCAATGGCGCTTCGCAACATCGGCTACGGCTACTGGAAGTACTTCAAAAACTGCCCGAAGGCGGCGGACTACTACCGCAGGGCAATCGCGCTCGACAACTCGCAGGCGATGTTCTTCGAGGAAATCGACCAAGTGCTCGAAGGCGCAAACGCGCCCGTCGCCGAACGCTACGAACTGCTGAAAAACAACCATTCGACGTGCGTCAAACGCTACTATCCGCTTGCGGCGGAAGTATCCACGGGCACGTTTGTCGGCGACTACGACAGGGTTTTGAAGCTCCTCAAAGAATGCTACTTCCCGACTCGCGAGGGCGTTGCCGACTTCCACGAAACATACCTCGACGCCGTAATTCTCGCGGGGCTTGACAAGCTCGGCAAAGGCGACGCAAAGGGCGCAATCGCGCTCTTCAACGAGGGCTTCAAGTTCCCCGAAAACCATCAGGTCTTCCTCTACGACACCCGCATTCCCCGCGACGCCCAAACCTACTGCCTCATCGGCGACGCCTACGAAAAACTCGGCGACTTCGCGAACGCAAAAACGAACTGGCAAAAGGCGGCGGCTGTCAACACAAAGAAGACAAACTGGCGTTTCTACAAGGCGCGCGCGCTCAAAAAGCTCGGCAAAACCGCCGAAGCCGACGCAATCTTCAAGTCGCTTATCGACGACGGCGCGAAGGGCATGGTGAAAACGCACACAAACTTCTACGGCGCGGAGGGCACTACGGGCGACAGCGTCGAAAACATCAACTCGCGCATGTTCCTGACAAAGGGATTCGGCGAACTTGGAGTGGGGCTTGACGCCCGCGCAAAAGAGTCGTTCCGCCAATCCTTGAAGCTCAAGCCCGACACCCTCTGGGCGGCGGCAATGCTCAAATCGCTCGAATAG
- a CDS encoding DUF1080 domain-containing protein, with protein MKYLFALLMSVSFALHAANLKTVELFNGKNLDGWTPFVADGSNPAAVFSADNGIICVKGKPFGYLRTDKKYSDFRLHVEWKYPTETVNSGIFLFVQSPDKIWPNAVECQLMKGRVGDFVLLGGSDVAEFEIPAGKQRPQFPVVKRYGESNENPAGEWNNADIICIDGTITVFINGTLQNRATKAANKSGYIALQSEGGEIHFRNVRLTPLQN; from the coding sequence ATGAAATACTTATTTGCATTACTGATGTCAGTTTCGTTCGCGCTTCACGCCGCAAATTTGAAAACGGTTGAACTCTTTAACGGCAAAAATCTCGACGGCTGGACTCCGTTTGTCGCCGACGGCTCGAATCCCGCCGCCGTCTTCTCCGCGGACAACGGCATCATTTGCGTCAAGGGCAAGCCTTTCGGCTATCTCCGCACCGACAAAAAATATTCCGATTTCAGGTTGCACGTCGAATGGAAGTATCCGACCGAAACCGTCAACAGCGGAATTTTCCTTTTCGTTCAGTCGCCCGACAAAATTTGGCCGAACGCCGTCGAATGCCAGCTCATGAAGGGGCGCGTGGGCGATTTTGTTTTGCTCGGAGGTTCCGACGTCGCCGAGTTCGAAATTCCCGCGGGCAAGCAGCGTCCGCAATTCCCCGTCGTCAAACGCTACGGCGAGTCTAACGAGAACCCTGCGGGCGAATGGAACAATGCCGATATCATTTGCATTGACGGCACGATTACGGTTTTCATAAACGGCACGCTCCAAAACAGGGCGACGAAAGCGGCGAACAAATCGGGCTACATTGCCTTGCAGTCGGAGGGCGGGGAAATCCATTTCCGCAACGTAAGGCTGACGCCGCTTCAAAACTAA
- a CDS encoding DUF4838 domain-containing protein — MRIFPTVLASALSLACAAGAATVAEKRAAEMLETLLAESAVEFPPNYKITISHADIADDSVELRAGGRSAEINYANPDDAESAVGEFAEKFLGVRILAPPPLGIVRDGSAKFAAGKASKKFSYSGRFFPQYDDASKFFAAANGKNDTYALSAHSLTRIVNATVAAEHPDWLAMRRGKRISFAETKQPQIDFLNVDVRKFAADKTREFFEKHPDRKMFSVSYADAPNFDDTPPTALLRRPTTPHGYADYGNAVFAFTNAVANAVSARYPDRLVAEIAYLYTENPPDFKMSPNAAVFLCADRQNNFDETERKKDLKLLEKWAKSGIGRLGIYDYNYGAPYFVPRGSPKLLADSLKYARRLGATLYVCESRPLWAYDAHKMYILSKLLKDANADADKLRGEFFRSYFGNAAGSVDEFFETAENAWLSRRDKPAWLKLYKRESQAELLDADTIGKMESALSAAETAKGATQTERDRVREIRLVFDITKAFVDAYKLQKKLFEGAESDADAIETLEALQIAETRKRLAMERYAENTKYPKFDFSVWKKISFIDARELVGERLLKNPQTAERAKKLLGDDFARLTELAADAVRISENPDFENGLAGWRTFKLSASPETLAVSDKRAYSGRKSVAMSSQNFVGITNSVRASGGKVYAAEARIHGNVGIGEVCYARLSFSDKNGRQISAKRIQAPSGFFDFAKLRIIAKAPENAASASFSVFVGNTRGTVFVDDAKILERRRRF; from the coding sequence ATGCGCATTTTTCCGACAGTTCTGGCTTCCGCACTTTCGCTCGCCTGCGCGGCGGGCGCGGCGACTGTCGCGGAAAAACGCGCCGCCGAAATGCTCGAAACCCTGCTTGCCGAAAGCGCGGTCGAATTTCCGCCGAACTACAAAATAACGATCTCGCATGCGGACATTGCCGATGATTCCGTCGAACTCCGCGCGGGCGGACGCTCCGCCGAAATAAACTACGCAAACCCCGACGACGCAGAATCCGCCGTCGGCGAATTTGCGGAAAAGTTTTTGGGAGTCCGAATCCTCGCGCCGCCGCCGCTCGGAATTGTCCGCGACGGCTCGGCAAAGTTTGCCGCGGGAAAGGCGTCGAAAAAATTTTCGTATTCGGGCAGGTTTTTTCCTCAGTACGACGACGCGTCGAAATTCTTTGCGGCGGCAAACGGCAAGAACGACACCTACGCGCTTTCGGCGCACTCGCTTACGCGCATTGTAAACGCTACCGTCGCGGCGGAACACCCCGACTGGCTCGCAATGCGGCGCGGCAAAAGAATATCGTTCGCGGAAACGAAACAGCCGCAAATAGACTTTCTAAACGTCGATGTCAGAAAGTTCGCCGCCGACAAAACCCGCGAATTTTTCGAAAAACACCCCGACCGCAAAATGTTCAGCGTCTCCTACGCCGACGCGCCGAACTTCGACGACACGCCCCCGACTGCGCTTCTGCGCCGCCCTACCACTCCGCACGGATACGCCGACTACGGAAACGCGGTGTTCGCGTTCACAAACGCCGTCGCGAACGCTGTGTCGGCGCGGTATCCCGACAGGCTCGTCGCGGAAATCGCCTACCTCTACACTGAGAACCCGCCCGACTTCAAAATGTCGCCGAACGCCGCAGTTTTCCTCTGCGCCGACAGGCAGAACAACTTCGACGAAACCGAGAGAAAAAAGGACTTGAAGCTGCTCGAAAAATGGGCGAAGTCGGGGATCGGCAGGCTCGGCATATACGACTACAACTACGGCGCGCCCTACTTTGTGCCGCGCGGCTCGCCGAAACTGCTTGCCGATTCGCTCAAATACGCGCGGAGGCTCGGCGCGACGCTCTACGTCTGCGAAAGCCGCCCGCTGTGGGCGTACGACGCGCACAAAATGTACATTCTCTCGAAGCTGCTCAAAGACGCAAACGCCGACGCCGACAAACTGCGCGGCGAATTTTTCAGGTCGTATTTCGGAAACGCCGCGGGGAGCGTGGACGAGTTTTTCGAGACCGCCGAAAACGCGTGGCTTTCGAGGCGCGACAAGCCCGCATGGCTCAAACTCTACAAGCGCGAATCGCAGGCGGAACTGCTCGACGCCGACACAATCGGCAAGATGGAATCGGCCCTCTCCGCCGCCGAAACGGCGAAGGGCGCAACGCAAACCGAACGCGACAGAGTGCGCGAAATCAGGCTCGTTTTCGACATCACAAAGGCGTTTGTAGACGCGTACAAGCTGCAAAAAAAACTCTTCGAGGGCGCGGAGTCCGACGCCGACGCAATCGAAACCCTCGAAGCCCTGCAAATTGCCGAAACCCGCAAAAGGCTCGCAATGGAACGCTACGCGGAAAATACAAAATATCCGAAGTTCGATTTCTCCGTGTGGAAAAAAATTAGTTTTATAGACGCCCGAGAACTTGTCGGCGAGCGACTTTTAAAAAATCCGCAAACCGCCGAACGCGCAAAAAAACTACTCGGCGACGATTTCGCAAGACTCACCGAACTCGCCGCCGACGCCGTCCGAATTTCGGAAAACCCCGACTTTGAAAACGGGCTGGCGGGCTGGCGGACATTCAAGCTTTCGGCAAGCCCCGAAACGCTCGCGGTGTCGGACAAACGCGCGTATTCGGGACGGAAATCCGTCGCGATGTCGTCGCAAAATTTCGTCGGAATCACGAACTCCGTTCGGGCGTCGGGCGGAAAGGTCTACGCGGCGGAGGCGCGGATTCACGGCAACGTGGGAATCGGCGAAGTCTGCTACGCGCGGCTGTCGTTCTCCGACAAAAACGGAAGGCAGATTTCGGCAAAGCGCATTCAGGCGCCGTCGGGATTTTTCGACTTCGCGAAGCTTAGGATAATCGCCAAAGCCCCCGAAAACGCGGCGTCGGCAAGCTTCTCCGTTTTCGTCGGAAACACGCGCGGAACGGTTTTCGTCGACGACGCAAAAATTCTCGAAAGACGCCGCCGCTTTTGA